The following are encoded together in the Pedobacter steynii genome:
- the gatC gene encoding Asp-tRNA(Asn)/Glu-tRNA(Gln) amidotransferase subunit GatC, whose protein sequence is MTIDKQTIHKVADLARIAIEDKEVDTLMTDMNKILTFMEKLNELDTTGVAPLVYMNAEENVWREDQIKQEISVEDGLKNAARHNENFFMVPKIIEK, encoded by the coding sequence ATGACCATAGATAAGCAGACGATACATAAAGTTGCAGACCTGGCAAGAATCGCGATCGAAGATAAAGAAGTCGATACATTGATGACGGATATGAATAAGATCCTTACATTTATGGAAAAGCTCAATGAGCTGGACACGACAGGTGTTGCCCCCCTTGTTTATATGAACGCTGAAGAGAATGTATGGCGTGAGGACCAGATAAAGCAGGAGATTTCCGTTGAAGACGGACTGAAGAATGCGGCGCGGCACAACGAAAACTTCTTTATGGTTCCAAAGATCATAGAAAAATAG
- a CDS encoding DUF2795 domain-containing protein, producing the protein MYWTLELASHLEDAPWPATKDELIDYGIRSGAPVEVIENLQALEDDGEPYETIEEIWPDYPTKDDFFFNEDEY; encoded by the coding sequence ATGTATTGGACATTAGAACTCGCATCGCATTTGGAAGACGCTCCATGGCCTGCAACAAAAGACGAATTAATTGATTACGGTATAAGATCAGGTGCGCCTGTAGAGGTGATCGAAAATTTACAAGCTTTGGAAGATGATGGGGAACCATATGAAACCATTGAAGAAATCTGGCCTGATTATCCTACTAAAGATGATTTCTTCTTCAATGAAGATGAATATTAA
- the trpS gene encoding tryptophan--tRNA ligase, translating to MKETVVSGIRPTGKLHLGNYFGAVKNFVKMQYDFNCFFFIADLHSLTTHPTPGDLHGYVKHVLVEYLACGINPEETTIYIQSDVPEVAELYLYLNMNAYMGELERSTSFKDKVRTQPDNVNAGLLTYPTLMAADILIHKAVKVPVGKDQEQHLEMTRTFGNRFNRLYNADFFPEAQAFNYSENLVKVPGLDGSGKMSKSSGEGNCIYLSDSPEVIRKKVSRAVTDGGPTEENQQKPEAIQNLFDLMKIVSPADTMKHFDDLYNSCAIRYGDFKKQLAEDMIVFNTPIREKIEDIAKDTSYLRQVAKHGALKARESAQKTIKEARELIGFRSF from the coding sequence ATGAAAGAAACGGTAGTTAGCGGGATACGTCCTACAGGAAAATTACACCTTGGAAATTATTTTGGTGCAGTAAAGAACTTTGTAAAGATGCAATATGATTTCAATTGCTTCTTTTTTATAGCAGACCTTCATTCTTTAACGACCCATCCAACTCCCGGCGATCTTCATGGTTATGTAAAACATGTTTTAGTAGAATACCTGGCTTGCGGAATCAATCCCGAAGAAACCACCATCTATATTCAATCTGACGTTCCTGAAGTAGCAGAGTTGTATTTATATCTGAATATGAACGCCTATATGGGCGAATTGGAGCGCAGTACTTCATTCAAAGATAAAGTGAGGACACAACCGGACAATGTAAACGCAGGTTTGCTGACTTATCCGACCTTAATGGCTGCAGATATTCTGATCCATAAAGCAGTGAAAGTACCGGTAGGTAAAGATCAGGAACAACACCTGGAAATGACCCGTACTTTCGGGAACCGTTTCAACAGGCTGTATAATGCAGACTTCTTTCCGGAAGCTCAGGCCTTCAACTATTCTGAAAACCTGGTAAAAGTACCTGGTCTGGATGGAAGCGGAAAAATGAGCAAGTCTTCCGGAGAAGGCAATTGCATTTATTTATCAGACAGCCCGGAAGTGATCCGTAAGAAAGTTTCCCGTGCGGTAACTGATGGCGGACCAACTGAAGAGAATCAGCAAAAACCAGAGGCGATCCAGAATCTGTTTGACCTGATGAAAATCGTTTCTCCGGCAGATACCATGAAGCACTTTGATGACCTTTATAACAGCTGCGCAATTCGTTACGGTGATTTCAAGAAACAGCTTGCTGAAGATATGATTGTATTTAACACCCCTATCCGTGAAAAGATTGAAGACATTGCAAAAGACACTTCATACCTGCGTCAGGTAGCCAAACATGGCGCATTAAAAGCCAGAGAAAGTGCCCAGAAAACAATTAAAGAAGCAAGAGAATTAATCGGGTTCAGATCCTTTTAA
- a CDS encoding cob(I)yrinic acid a,c-diamide adenosyltransferase, producing MKIYTKTGDKGLTSLIGGTRVPKFHLRIECYGTVDELNSYIGLIMCQDIDVHHQKILKEIQDRLFTVGASLAADPEKSRMKIPDLHESDIHLLEQEMDDMNEVLPELKHFVLPGGTTVVSFCHVARCICRRAERLTVHLASESFVDEKMTIYLNRLSDYLFVLARKLNLDAKTDENIWIPRL from the coding sequence ATGAAGATATATACCAAGACCGGGGATAAGGGGCTAACCTCCCTGATTGGAGGCACCCGGGTACCTAAGTTCCATCTGCGTATAGAATGTTATGGAACTGTAGATGAACTGAACTCTTATATCGGGCTGATCATGTGTCAGGATATTGACGTTCATCATCAGAAAATACTAAAAGAAATCCAGGACAGGTTGTTTACGGTGGGCGCTTCTCTTGCGGCAGATCCGGAGAAATCAAGAATGAAAATCCCCGATTTGCACGAAAGTGACATCCATTTGCTCGAACAGGAAATGGATGATATGAATGAAGTGCTACCTGAATTGAAACATTTTGTATTGCCGGGCGGAACTACTGTGGTTTCTTTTTGTCATGTTGCACGCTGTATTTGTCGCCGTGCAGAGCGTTTAACCGTGCATTTGGCCTCAGAAAGCTTTGTTGACGAAAAAATGACTATATATTTAAACCGTTTAAGTGATTATTTATTTGTTTTGGCACGAAAACTGAATTTAGATGCAAAAACGGATGAAAACATCTGGATTCCGCGACTATAA
- a CDS encoding deoxynucleoside kinase, which yields MHIAIVGNIGAGKTTLTGLLAKHYGWEALYEAVEDNPYLEDFYSDMKRWSFNLQIYFLNSRFQQIVEIESNKRNVIQDRTIYEDAHIFAENLHEMGLMTTRDHHNYRAIFENITSFIKPPDVLVYLRASVPTLVNNIQRRGREYEASIRIDYLSKLNEKYEAWIKDYSLGKLLILDKDKLDFTNNPEDLGSIIQSIDAEINGLF from the coding sequence ATGCATATAGCTATAGTTGGAAACATTGGTGCCGGAAAAACCACATTGACAGGCTTACTGGCCAAACATTATGGCTGGGAAGCTTTGTATGAAGCGGTGGAAGACAATCCATATCTGGAGGATTTTTACAGCGACATGAAACGCTGGAGTTTTAACCTGCAGATTTACTTTTTGAATAGCCGTTTTCAACAGATTGTAGAGATTGAAAGCAATAAGCGCAATGTCATTCAGGACAGGACGATTTATGAAGATGCCCATATCTTTGCGGAAAACCTGCATGAAATGGGCCTGATGACCACCAGAGACCACCACAATTACCGGGCAATCTTTGAGAACATCACTTCATTTATCAAACCTCCTGATGTACTGGTTTACCTTCGTGCTTCTGTTCCTACCCTGGTTAACAACATCCAACGTCGCGGCCGTGAATATGAAGCCAGCATCCGAATTGATTATCTTTCCAAGTTAAATGAAAAATATGAAGCCTGGATTAAAGATTACAGTCTTGGGAAATTGCTTATTCTGGATAAAGACAAGCTTGATTTCACGAACAATCCGGAAGATCTTGGCAGTATTATTCAATCTATTGATGCGGAAATAAACGGATTATTTTAA
- a CDS encoding lmo0937 family membrane protein, with protein MGNLLYLVAVVLVILWVIGFFFQGFGPNVGNLIHVLLVIAVIAILLKVINRAA; from the coding sequence ATGGGAAATTTACTTTATTTAGTAGCCGTAGTACTAGTGATACTATGGGTCATTGGCTTCTTTTTTCAAGGCTTCGGTCCGAATGTGGGGAACTTAATTCATGTGCTTCTGGTGATTGCTGTGATTGCGATCCTGTTGAAAGTCATCAACAGGGCTGCATAA
- a CDS encoding lysophospholipid acyltransferase family protein → MIRLLKHTHRLYSITVILLLSALFYPFYYLAAKSPKGYGALNQLRKVNSILSSWLSGIFFKFTYEQPLDRNQTYIYCANHASSLDIMVFCILARGKFHFMGKDELRSNPVLKIFFNTIDISVDRKSKISAFRAFKRAGETLEKGWSLIIFPEGGIDGVHYPPVLHPFKNGPFRLAIEKNIPVVAVSLTDVWKKMWDDGSKYGSTPGICDIYIHKPVDTTGLTIADADFLKDRIFNLINSKLIRA, encoded by the coding sequence ATGATTCGCCTGCTTAAGCACACCCATCGCCTCTATTCGATAACCGTTATTTTGTTGCTGTCTGCACTTTTCTATCCTTTTTATTACCTCGCCGCGAAATCGCCCAAAGGCTACGGAGCCTTAAACCAGCTGCGCAAAGTAAACAGCATCCTGAGCAGCTGGCTGAGCGGAATATTCTTTAAGTTTACCTATGAACAGCCGCTGGATCGGAACCAGACTTATATTTATTGCGCCAATCATGCTTCCAGTCTGGACATCATGGTATTTTGTATTCTGGCAAGGGGGAAATTTCATTTTATGGGGAAGGACGAACTTCGGAGCAACCCGGTATTGAAGATTTTCTTTAACACAATTGACATTTCCGTAGACCGTAAAAGTAAAATTTCTGCATTCCGGGCTTTCAAGAGAGCCGGTGAAACGCTGGAAAAGGGATGGAGCCTCATTATCTTCCCCGAAGGAGGGATTGATGGGGTACATTATCCTCCGGTATTGCATCCTTTTAAAAACGGACCTTTCCGCCTGGCCATTGAAAAGAATATCCCTGTTGTGGCAGTCAGCCTGACTGATGTATGGAAAAAAATGTGGGATGATGGTTCAAAATATGGTAGTACGCCGGGAATTTGTGATATTTACATCCATAAGCCAGTGGACACAACCGGTTTAACCATCGCAGATGCAGATTTTTTAAAGGATCGCATCTTTAATTTAATAAATAGTAAACTCATTAGAGCATGA
- a CDS encoding ABC transporter ATP-binding protein: MEKALINIKDIGRKYVIGSEVIHALKSVSLDIHKGEFVALMGPSGSGKSTLMNILGCLDTPSKGDYVLNGINVSQMTDNELAEVRNKEIGFVFQTFNLLPRSTSLDNVALPLIYAGANKKERDARAQKALENVGLGNRVTHKPNELSGGQRQRVAVARALINNPSIILADEPTGNLDTKTSIEIMGLLEEIHSKGNTIILVTHEEDIAQHAHRIVRMRDGLIEKDYQNTDVKTVSPRLTKLEAKGDDFEKIS; this comes from the coding sequence ATGGAAAAAGCGTTAATCAACATCAAAGATATAGGTCGTAAGTACGTGATAGGGTCGGAAGTAATCCATGCCCTGAAATCAGTTTCATTGGATATACATAAAGGAGAGTTTGTCGCATTGATGGGCCCCTCTGGTTCCGGTAAATCTACTCTGATGAATATTCTTGGTTGTCTGGATACACCTAGCAAGGGTGATTACGTGCTGAACGGGATCAATGTTAGCCAGATGACAGATAATGAGCTTGCAGAGGTGCGTAACAAAGAAATCGGGTTTGTTTTTCAGACCTTTAACTTATTACCCCGTTCTACTTCTTTGGATAATGTAGCGCTGCCATTAATTTACGCAGGAGCAAATAAAAAGGAAAGAGATGCAAGGGCACAGAAGGCATTGGAAAATGTAGGCCTGGGCAACAGGGTTACGCATAAACCCAATGAACTTTCCGGCGGCCAGCGCCAAAGGGTAGCCGTTGCACGGGCGCTGATCAACAACCCTTCTATTATTCTTGCGGATGAGCCAACAGGTAACCTGGATACGAAGACGTCCATAGAAATTATGGGTTTGCTGGAAGAGATTCACAGTAAGGGAAATACCATTATTCTGGTTACGCACGAAGAGGACATCGCTCAGCATGCACACCGTATCGTCAGGATGCGCGATGGATTGATTGAAAAAGATTATCAGAATACTGATGTAAAAACAGTTTCTCCACGTCTCACCAAGCTGGAGGCAAAAGGCGATGATTTTGAAAAAATAAGCTAA
- a CDS encoding 2-C-methyl-D-erythritol 4-phosphate cytidylyltransferase, protein MKYYAVIVAGGSGSRMQNKIAKQFLLLDGKPVLMHTMEAFAACALNPEILLVLNIHQHQYWEELCKAHSFTIPHQLIKGGEQRFHSVKNGLKAIKGKGIVAIHDAVRPLVSPELISRSFEAAEAEGNAVAGIQPTDSVRKINFDGKTEALNRNELLLIQTPQTFNIDLLRKAYQQPFRNEFTDDASVAEYSGFTINIIEGARDNIKITYPEDLEMASFLKKKSS, encoded by the coding sequence ATGAAATATTACGCAGTTATCGTTGCAGGTGGATCCGGAAGCAGGATGCAGAATAAAATTGCCAAGCAGTTTTTATTACTGGATGGAAAGCCAGTCCTGATGCATACTATGGAGGCCTTTGCCGCCTGCGCCTTGAATCCCGAAATTCTGCTTGTCCTGAATATCCATCAGCATCAATACTGGGAAGAGCTTTGTAAAGCCCATAGCTTCACGATTCCCCACCAACTGATCAAAGGCGGAGAGCAACGCTTTCACTCCGTTAAGAACGGCCTTAAGGCCATTAAAGGCAAAGGTATTGTAGCTATACATGATGCCGTCAGGCCATTAGTGAGTCCGGAGCTAATTTCAAGATCTTTTGAAGCTGCAGAAGCCGAAGGAAATGCGGTTGCAGGTATCCAGCCTACAGACTCTGTCAGAAAGATCAATTTTGATGGAAAGACTGAAGCTTTGAACCGGAATGAGCTGTTGCTGATTCAAACTCCTCAGACTTTTAACATAGACTTATTGAGAAAAGCCTACCAGCAACCCTTCAGAAATGAATTTACAGACGATGCTTCTGTTGCCGAATACTCCGGGTTTACCATCAATATCATTGAAGGTGCCCGGGATAACATTAAAATCACTTATCCGGAAGACCTGGAGATGGCTTCCTTTTTAAAAAAGAAAAGCTCCTGA
- the queA gene encoding tRNA preQ1(34) S-adenosylmethionine ribosyltransferase-isomerase QueA produces MKLSQFKFNLPESLVANNPSEHRDEARLMVLHKDSGKIEHKIFKDVLSYFDDKDVMILNNTKVFPARLYGNKEKTGATIEVFLLRELNKELRLWDVLVDPARKIRVGNKLYFGDDDLLVAEVVDNTTSRGRTIRFLFDGTDEEFRKNIEILGETPLPKYIKRKATAQDKERYQTIFAKHEGAVAAPTAGLHFSRELMKRLELKGVNFAEVTLHVGLGTFRSVEVEDLTKHKMDSEQFIIEQKDADIVNKAIEEKRKICAVGTTSMRAIESAVSSGRMLKAANDWTSKFIFPPYDFSIANSMITNFHTPESTLLMMVSAFGGYDYVRNAYDVALKEKYRFYSYGDAMLII; encoded by the coding sequence ATGAAGTTATCTCAATTTAAGTTTAATCTACCTGAATCATTAGTTGCCAATAATCCTTCAGAACACAGGGACGAAGCCCGTTTAATGGTTTTGCATAAAGATAGTGGCAAAATTGAACATAAAATATTCAAGGATGTTTTGAGTTATTTCGATGACAAGGATGTCATGATTTTAAACAACACCAAGGTTTTCCCTGCGCGTTTATACGGAAATAAAGAGAAGACAGGTGCGACTATTGAGGTCTTTTTATTAAGAGAGTTAAATAAAGAATTACGTTTATGGGATGTTTTAGTAGATCCTGCACGTAAAATCCGCGTTGGAAATAAATTATATTTCGGTGATGACGATTTGTTGGTTGCTGAGGTTGTAGACAATACTACTTCCCGTGGGCGTACCATCCGTTTCTTATTTGACGGTACAGATGAAGAATTCAGAAAGAATATCGAAATTTTAGGAGAAACTCCGCTACCAAAATACATCAAACGTAAGGCTACTGCTCAGGATAAAGAGCGTTACCAAACGATTTTCGCTAAGCATGAAGGTGCTGTTGCTGCTCCAACTGCAGGTTTACACTTTAGCAGAGAGCTGATGAAAAGACTGGAACTGAAAGGTGTTAATTTCGCCGAGGTGACTTTACACGTTGGACTAGGTACTTTCAGATCTGTTGAAGTAGAAGATTTAACCAAACATAAAATGGATTCTGAGCAATTCATTATTGAGCAGAAAGATGCAGATATCGTAAATAAGGCGATTGAAGAAAAGAGAAAGATCTGTGCGGTAGGTACGACTTCCATGCGTGCAATTGAATCTGCTGTTTCTTCAGGAAGAATGCTTAAAGCGGCCAACGACTGGACCAGCAAATTCATCTTCCCTCCTTATGATTTCAGCATTGCCAATTCAATGATCACAAACTTCCATACTCCTGAGTCTACTTTATTGATGATGGTGAGTGCATTTGGCGGTTATGACTATGTGAGGAATGCTTATGATGTAGCATTGAAAGAAAAATACCGTTTCTACAGTTATGGAGATGCGATGTTGATCATCTAA